One stretch of Camelus bactrianus isolate YW-2024 breed Bactrian camel chromosome 21, ASM4877302v1, whole genome shotgun sequence DNA includes these proteins:
- the ANKRD45 gene encoding ankyrin repeat domain-containing protein 45: MVTAEGWSRGAVFLELMESEGPPESESSEKSIFFSQQEEEEEEVDEEEDEEAKEPEETGTVNPLLQPALTGDVEGLQKIFEDPENPHHEQAMQLLLQEDIVGRNLLYAACMAGQSDVIRALAKYGVNLNEKTARGYTLLHCAAAWGRLETLKVLVELGVDIEALNFREERARDVAARYSQTECVEFLNWAEARLELKKYIAKVSATVTDTEKGPGKLFKEDKNTVLNACRVKNEWLETHLEASIKEVFEQKQQLEDIVTPIFTKMATPRQGRSAKSIF, encoded by the exons gtATTTTTGGAATTAATGGAGTCAGAAGGACCCCCAGAGTCAGAGAGTtcagaaaaatcaatatttttctcacagcaagaagaagaggaagaagaagttgatgaagaagaagatgaagaagcCAAGGAACCAGAGGAAACTGGCACCGTTAATCCCCTCTTACAACCTGCGCTCACAGGGGATGTAGAAGGTTTGCAGAAGATTTTTGAGGATCCTGAGAACCCTCACCATGAACAGGCCATGCAGCTGCTCTTGCAGGAAGACATCGTTGGAAGAAATTTGTTGTATGCAGCTTGCATGGCTGGGCAAAGTGATGTGATTAGAGCTTTGGCAAAATATGGTGTGAATCTGAATGAAAAAACCGCCAGag GTTACACACTTTTACACTGTGCCGCAGCCTGGGGTCGTTTGGAAACATTGAAAGTGCTGGTGGAACTGGGTGTTGACATAGAAGCTCTGAACTTCCGGGAGGAAAGAGCTCGAGATGTTGCTGCTCGGTACTCCCAGACTGAGTGTGTTGAATTCCTGAACTGGGCAG AGGCAAGGCTGGAGTTGAAAAAATATATTGCAAAGGTCTCTGCAACtgttacagacacagaaaagggACCAGGGAAGCTCTTTAAGGAAGACAAG AATACTGTCCTCAATGCATGCCGTGTGAAAAATGAGTGGTTGGAAACCCACCTGGAAGCTTCCATTAAGGAGGTTTTTGAGCAGAAACAGCAACTGGAGGATATTGTGACTCCTATCTTCACAAAAATGGCTACACCAC
- the TEX50 gene encoding testis-expressed protein 50 — MVKQGLSLIFPLLFICLFRESVCICDGTIWTKVGWEIFPEEMHYLKVKPSPSHCLPYPLDKLCCSFANMGIFHGSLHLISISVQALFLILSVLSAHYLWMKWKKHKKKLKKQTSDAFGNDLENQSLYDIDQILCRLVATTSMMNKYLNQVSHYPSAKKIKHRKLKKKKTEGGQRARGY; from the exons ATGGTCAAGCAAGGACTATCCCTGATTTTTCCTCTGCTGTTTATCTGCTTATTCAGGGAGAGCGTCTGCATTTGTGATGGTACTATCTGGACAAAGGTTGGATGGGAGATCTTTCCAGAAGAAATGCATTATCTGAAAGTTAAGCCTTCTCCGTCTCACTGTCTACCTTATCCTCTGGACAAACTATGCTGCAGTTTTGCTAATATGGGTATATTTCACGGTAGTTTACATCTTATTTCTATCTCAGTGCAAGCTCTCTTTTTAATCTTGTCTGTTTTGTCTGCGCATTACCTGTGGATGAAATGGAAGAAACACAAAAAAAAG ctgAAGAAACAAACCTCAGACGCATTTGGCAATGATCTAGAAAACCAGTCTCTGTATGACATTGACCAAATCCTTTGCAGACTAGTGGCCACAACATCAATGATGAACAAGTACCTGAATCAGGTGTCCCATTATCCTTCAGCTAAGAAAATCAAGCATcgaaaactgaagaaaaagaagactgaAGGAGGACAACGAGCTAGAGGGTACTAG